Part of the Streptomyces antimycoticus genome, CCGTGCGTGGCGCAACGTTAAAGAGAATTTCCAACGTTGTAAATCCCTCGCGCACGCTTCCGCGAGAGCCGAGCGGGGACGAATGAGAGCCAAGCCGGGCCGAGGCGGGCACACGCCCCCGCCCCGTTACGCCGTGGCGAAACGGGGCGGGCGGGGTGGCTGGGGCAGGCGGGTCAGTGCTCCTGGGCGGTGGGGCGCACCATGATTTCGTTGACGGCGGCATGCGCGGGCTGGAGGACCATGAAGGCGATCGCGCGGGCGATGTCCTCGGGGTGCAGCCAGGACTCGCGCGCCATGCCACGTGCGACGGTGGCCGTCCTGTTGTCGGCCGTCATCTCGGTGACGGTCATGCCCGGCTCGACCAGCCCCACCCGGACACCGCGGGCGGTCACCTCCTGGCGCATCGCCTCGCTGAAGGCGCCCACCGCGTGTTTGGTGGCCGAGTAGACGCTGTTGCCGGGCCGCGCCACCCGGCCGCCCACCGAGCTGACGTTCACCAGGTCCGCCACCCCCCGCGGACCCTCGGACGCCGTCCGCAGCAAATGCGGCAGCGCCTGCCGGGAGGTGTGCAGGACGGCCTCGATATTGAGGGCGATCATCCGCTGCCAGGCCTCGGGGTCGCTCTCCTCGACCGTGCCGGCGGCCACATAACCGGCGTTGTTCACCAGCACATCGAGCCGTCCGCACTGCTCCACCGCGTCCTCGACGCACTGACGGGCCTGCGCCGCGCTCTGCAGATCGGCGGTGAGGACGGCGCAGGAGCGGCCCTCCTTGCGGAGGGTGGCGGCCAGGTCCTCCAGCCGATCGGTGCGGCGGGCCACCAGTGCGAGATCGGCTCCCTCCCGGGCCAGTGCCAGGGCGGTGGCCGCTCCGATGCCGCTGGACGCGCCGGTCACCAGCGCCGCGCAGCCCGACAGCGGGCCATCGGAGGGCGCGGCGCTCCCGGCCCGCCGGTCGTTCCCGATGTTCATGTCCGTCACCCTGGCTCCCTGGTCTCGCGGGGGTGGGGAGGCCACGGGGCCGCGTGGCCCGGGCCCCACTTCGGGTACCCGGTGAAGCCCCGCTCATCACCTCGCGTTCCTCCTTCATGCCTCCCCTCGGACCAGTCAGCGAAAGGCGCCGCTGTAGGCGTTGAGCGCGGGCTGGCCGCCGAGGTGGGCGTAGAGCGCGTTGGAGTCCTTGGGTATCTCCCCCTCGCGGACCAGGTCGATGAGCCCGGCCATGGACTTGCCCTCGTAGACCGGGTCGAGGATCACCCCTTCGAGGCTTCCGGTGAGCCGGATCGCGTCGAGGGTGGAGTCGACCGGGACACCGTAGAGATCCCCGGCCCAGCCCTCCAGCACGGTGATCTCCTCATCGCGCAGCTCCCGGCCGAGGCCGATCAGAGCGGCGGTCTCGCGTGCGATCTTCGCCACCTGGGCATGGGTCTCGGCCACCTTGGCGGAGGCGTCGATGCCCAGGACGCGGCGGGGGCGGTCCTGGCCCGCGAAGCCCGCGATCATGCCCGCCTGGGTGGAACCGGTGACGCTGCACACCACGATGGTGTCGAAGAAGACGCCCAGCTCCCGCTCCTGCGCCTGGACCTCGCGGGCCCAGTTGGCGAAGCCCAGCCCGCCCAGCGGATGGTCGGAGGCCCCGGCGGGGATCGGATACGGCGTGCCGCCCGCGGCGCGGACGTCCTCCAGGGCGCGGGCCCAGCTGTCCTTGAAGCCGATGCCGAACCCGGCGTCGACCAGTTGCACCCGCGCGCCCATGATCCGGGAGAGCAGGATGTTGCCGACCTTGTCGTTGACGGAGTCGGGCCAGTCCACCCAGCTCTCCTGCACCAGGACGGCCTTCAGCCCCAGCTTCGCCGCCACCGCGGCGACCTGGCGGGTGTGGTTGGACTGCACACCGCCGATGCTCACCAGGGTGTCCGCGCCCTTCCGGAGCGCGTCGGGGACGAGGTACTCCAGCTTGCGGGTCTTGTTGCCGCCGAAGGCCAGCCCGCTGTTGCAGTCCTCGCGCTTGGCCCAGATACGCGCCCCGCCGAGACGCTCGCTCAGCCGGTCCAGGGGATGGATGGGGCTGGGACCGAACAGCAAGGGGTGGCGCTCGAAGTCATCGAGGGACATGGGTGACTCCTTATGGGTGGTGCCGGATGCGCGCATGAGTGGTGCCGGATGTCCGCCGATCCCTACCCCGCCGCTCCCCGCCGGCACACGAGCCGGAACCTCCCCAATGCCTGCCCTTCGGCACACGACCGGCGTATGCCTGTAGGCCGTTGGGGTCCCGCTGCTGTCCAGCCTGAGCACCCTGCCGCCGGGTCGCGGAGACGATCTGTTCCTGAGCCCTCATACCGCTGCCGCCGAGACGGCGCTCGACCGCCGAGTCCGCCCCGTCCGCCCCACTCGCCCAGGGAGCCGAGTTCATGCCCCAGTACTTCCGCGACTCGCCCGAGTCCCTCGTTCCCGACGCGCTCGCGGGCTTCGCCGCCGCCCATGCCGATCTCGTCGCCTACCACCCCGACCACGGATACTTCCGCACCCGCCACTGCGCACCCACCCGCCGCGTCGGGCTGGTCTCGGGAGGCGGTTCCGGCCATGAACCCCTGCACTCCGGCTTCCTCGGTACCGGGATGCTGGACGCCTCCTGTCCCGGGCGGATCTTCGCCTCGCCCCACAACCGGCAGATCTTCGAGGCCAGCCGGGCCGTCGCCCGGCCCGATGGTGTGCTGCACATCGTCAAGAACTACACCGGTGACCGCATCAACTTCAGCATCGCCGCCGAGCGCCTCGCCCATGAGGGCATCCGCTGCGCACGTGTCCTCATCGACGACGACATCGCCAGCGACTCCGATGACATCGCGGTCGGCCGGCGCGGCACCGGCGCCACCCTGATCATCGAGAAGATCCTCGGCGCCGCCGCCGACGAGGGGCGCGGCCTGGAGGACCTGGTCGCCCTCGGCACCGATGTGACCCGGCGGGCCCGCAGCCTCGCCGTCGCCTCGGCCGCCCACAACACACCCGCCTCAGGGGCACCGGCCTTCGCCCTTCCCGACAACATCCTGGAGTTCGGGGTCGGCATCCACGGCGAGCGGGCCGAGGGGACCACCCCGCACGCACCGCTCGGCAAGCTGGTCGAGACTATGACGGACCAACTGCTCGCCGCGCTGCCCGACACCGCGGGGACACGGGTGCTCGCCCTGGTCAACGGGCTGGGCTCGATCACCTCGCTGGAGCTGTACGGCATCCGCCACGCCGTTGCCAAGGCCCTCGACGACCGTG contains:
- a CDS encoding SDR family oxidoreductase, whose product is MNIGNDRRAGSAAPSDGPLSGCAALVTGASSGIGAATALALAREGADLALVARRTDRLEDLAATLRKEGRSCAVLTADLQSAAQARQCVEDAVEQCGRLDVLVNNAGYVAAGTVEESDPEAWQRMIALNIEAVLHTSRQALPHLLRTASEGPRGVADLVNVSSVGGRVARPGNSVYSATKHAVGAFSEAMRQEVTARGVRVGLVEPGMTVTEMTADNRTATVARGMARESWLHPEDIARAIAFMVLQPAHAAVNEIMVRPTAQEH
- a CDS encoding dihydroxyacetone kinase subunit DhaK, which gives rise to MPQYFRDSPESLVPDALAGFAAAHADLVAYHPDHGYFRTRHCAPTRRVGLVSGGGSGHEPLHSGFLGTGMLDASCPGRIFASPHNRQIFEASRAVARPDGVLHIVKNYTGDRINFSIAAERLAHEGIRCARVLIDDDIASDSDDIAVGRRGTGATLIIEKILGAAADEGRGLEDLVALGTDVTRRARSLAVASAAHNTPASGAPAFALPDNILEFGVGIHGERAEGTTPHAPLGKLVETMTDQLLAALPDTAGTRVLALVNGLGSITSLELYGIRHAVAKALDDRGVGLDRSLTGTFVSALDMRGFSLTLFATDAEVLRLWDAPARTPAWPL
- a CDS encoding 1-aminocyclopropane-1-carboxylate deaminase, producing MSLDDFERHPLLFGPSPIHPLDRLSERLGGARIWAKREDCNSGLAFGGNKTRKLEYLVPDALRKGADTLVSIGGVQSNHTRQVAAVAAKLGLKAVLVQESWVDWPDSVNDKVGNILLSRIMGARVQLVDAGFGIGFKDSWARALEDVRAAGGTPYPIPAGASDHPLGGLGFANWAREVQAQERELGVFFDTIVVCSVTGSTQAGMIAGFAGQDRPRRVLGIDASAKVAETHAQVAKIARETAALIGLGRELRDEEITVLEGWAGDLYGVPVDSTLDAIRLTGSLEGVILDPVYEGKSMAGLIDLVREGEIPKDSNALYAHLGGQPALNAYSGAFR